A single genomic interval of Rhododendron vialii isolate Sample 1 chromosome 3a, ASM3025357v1 harbors:
- the LOC131320011 gene encoding thiol protease aleurain-like isoform X2 — MARSPLSLSLSLLLLLAVAGASTFDEENPIRTVVSNVLREFETSVVNVVGYSRQALSFARFAHRYGKSYETEEEMKLRFSIFSENLKLIKSHNRKGLSYTMAVNKFADWTWEEFHRHRLGAAQNCSATKKGNHKLTDDLLPEMKDWREIGIVSPVKDQGHCGSCWTFSTTGALEAAYRQAFGKEVSLSEQQLVDCAGAFNNFGCSGGLPSQAFEYIKHNGGLDTEEAYPYTAKDGECKFSSENVGVQVLDSVNITLGAEDELKHAVAFVRPVSVAFEVVNGFRLYKDGVYTSDSCGTTPMDVNHAVLAVGYGVENGVSYWLIKNSWGEDWGDNGYFKMEMGKNMCGVATCASYPIVG; from the exons atGGCTCGCTCCccactctccctctccctctctctcctcctcctcctcgccgTCGCCGGCGCTTCTACCTTCGACGAGGAGAACCCTATCAGAACGGTCGTATCTAACGTTCTTCGCGAATTCGAGACCTCTGTCGTCAACGTCGTCGGTTACAGCCGTCAAGCTCTCTCCTTCGCCCGCTTCGCCCACAG GTATGGGAAGAGCTATGAGACTGAGGAGGAAATGAAGCTGCGGTTCTCGATTTTCTCTGAGAACTTGAAGTTAATCAAATCTCATAACAGAAAGGGCCTTTCCTACACTATGGCTGTTAATA AATTTGCTGATTGGACCTGGGAGGAGTTCCACAGACATAGGTTAGGAGCCGCTCAAAACTGTTCTGCCACCAAAAAGGGCAATCACAAGCTCACTGACGATCTCCTTCCTGAAATG aaagattggagagagataggaATAGTCAGCCCAGTAAAAGATCAAGGCCATTGTGGTTCTTGCTGGACTTTCAG CACCACAGGTGCTCTAGAGGCAGCTTACAGGCAGGCATTTGGGAAGGAAGTCTCTCTATCAGAGCAGCAGCTTGTGGACTGTGCAGGAGCCTTTAATAACTTCGGCTGCAGTGGTGGGTTGCCATCCCAAGCCTTTGAGTACATAAAACACAATGGCGGCCTTGACACTGAGGAAGCTTACCCGTATACTGCAAAAGATGGTGAATGCAAATTTTCTTCTGAAAACGTTGGTGTCCAGGTTCTCGACTCTGTCAACATTACCCTG GGTGCTGAAGATGAACTAAAGCATGCAGTGGCGTTCGTTCGTCCAGTGAGTGTGGCATTTGAAGTGGTGAATGGTTTCCGATTGTACAAGGATGGAGTTTACACCAGCGATTCATGTGGCACAACTCCGATG GATGTGAATCATGCTGTTCTTGCAGTTGGATATGGAGTTGAAAATGGTGTCTCGTATTGGCTCATTAAGAACTCATGGGGAGAAGACTGGGGTGACAATGGCTACTTTAAGATGGAGATGGGGAAAAACATGTGTG GCGTTGCAACTTGTGCATCATACCCCATTGTTGGTTGA
- the LOC131320012 gene encoding protein FIP1 isoform X3, translated as MRAQVACKGYYVFSQKLKHIVRLPFAAAAYGTAAMLLVMVWKPHISILSISVLLRIIMLIEVVCAGFFMSAYIGYIYQYNSLDSQPDVLKSLYSPLQPSSSLEGLRYHDGGRLADQQMALLQYQRENLHFLSEEILRLQESLSKYERSNDGNTPQVDLAHLLAARDQELRTLSAEMNQLQSELRLARSLIAERDSEIQCVRTTNNQYVEENERLRAILGEWSTRAAKLERALEAERMSNLELQKKVLTVARNQPSHESAEPS; from the exons ATGAGGGCTCAAGTGGCCTGTAAG GGTTACTATGTTTTCAGCCAGAAGTTAAAGCATATTGTTCGCCTACCATTTGCCGCCGCTGCTTATG GAACTGCTGCAATGCTGCTTGTCATGGTGTGGAAGCCCCATATCAGTATCCTTTCAATCTCCGTCCTGCTCAG GATTATAATGCTGATTGAAGTAGTGTGTGCTGGGTTTTTCATGAGTGCATATATAG GTTACATATACCAGTACAACTCATTGGATTCTCAGCCTGATGTTTTGAAGTCATTATATTCTCCCCTTCAGCCATCAAGTTCTTTGGAAGGCTTGAG GTATCATGATGGTGGTCGGCTTGCTGATCAGCAGATGGCTTTGTTGCAATATCAACGAGAAAACCTTCACTTTCTGAGTGAGGAG ATCCTTCGATTGCAAGAATCCTTGAGCAAATATGAACGGTCAAATGATGGGAACACCCCTCAG GTTGATCTTGCTCATCTTTTAGCAGCTCGTGATCAAGAATTACGAACACTTTCAGCTGAG ATGAATCAACTGCAATCTGAGCTGAGGCTTGCTCGATCTCTAATTGCTGAGAGGGACTCTGAGATCCAGTGTGTTCGGACTACCAATAATCAG TACGTAGAGGAGAATGAGAGGCTGAGAGCTATATTAGGGGAATGGAGTACCAGGGCAGCTAAG CTTGAGCGAGCGTTGGAGGCCGAACGGATGTCAAATTTGGAATTACAAAAGAAGGTATTAACAGTAGCGAGAAATCAACCGTCTCATGAATCAGCAGAACCCTCTTGA
- the LOC131320015 gene encoding protein OXIDATIVE STRESS 3 LIKE 1-like → MPIALESNQIDSPGLRRGMFCGSAYNSQETARSVAVDLRLTAFNSTSAAKNLADESEDQVDTSSSSSIGRNSDSSDGDGDSGEVEVQSPCKGPLDCLDALEEVLPVKRGMSKFYCGKSKSFTSLGDATSCSTIKEIVKPENAYTRKRKNLLAHRTFWDKNCNFPPRSNSGGISKRPFNSIRSTLALGMNMSSSYENINNISNNNSDSSSSNSNSNSSSPKRCRPPLYPDSKRPPVNESSSPAPSPPGQNLPSWRSFSLSDLQCAAAATPGITGLVINDDRNNKDKLQ, encoded by the exons ATGCCGATCGCTCTGGAAAGTAATCAGATCGATAGTCCAGGATTGCGCCGCGGAATGTTCTGCGGATCGGCGTATAATTCTCAGGAGACCGCACGATCTGTTGCCGTGGATCTTCGGTTAACGGCGTTTAATTCAACGTCGGCGGCGAAGAATTTAGCGGATGAGAGTGAGGATCAGGTGGACACGAGTAGCTCGTCGTCGATCGGGAGGAACAGCGACTCGTCGGACGGCGATGGGGATTCCGGCGAGGTCGAGGTTCAGAGCCCGTGCAAAGGGCCGTTGGACTGCTTGGACGCTTTGGAGGAAGTTTTGCCTGTCAA GAGAGGCATGTCCAAATTTTACTGTGGCAAATCGAAGTCCTTTACGAGTCTAGGAGATGCCACCTCTTGTTCCACCATTAAAGAAATCGTGAAGCCTGAAAATGCTTATACCAGGAAACGCAAGAATTTACTTGCTCATCGCACTTTCTGGGACAAGAATTGCAATTTTCCACCGAGAAGTAACAGTGGCGGTATATCAAAGAGACCATTCAACTCCATTAGAAGTACTCTGGCTTTGGGAATGAATATGAGCAGCAGCTATGAGAACATTAACAACATTAGCAATAACAATAGCGACAGCTCCAGctccaactccaactcaaaCTCATCGTCACCCAAACGATGCCGTCCTCCTCTGTACCCAGATAGTAAAAGACCACCCGTCAATGAATCATCATCACCAGCACCATCGCCGCCTGGACAGAATTTACCTTCGTGGaggtctttctctctctctgatctgcAGTGTGCTGCTGCTGCAACGCCCGGTATCACTGGCTTAGTGATTAACGATGATCGAAATAATAAGGACAAGCTGCAGTGA
- the LOC131320012 gene encoding protein FIP1 isoform X2 codes for MATERHASTHVPSAEENAMFLDILHESPLFGHRKPTSIVGSVLYSLLLASYAILAAAAPWIFHSIQSLLSPLLCSCGVILLIVTGIFQHYLVYQVQKIRLQGYYVFSQKLKHIVRLPFAAAAYGTAAMLLVMVWKPHISILSISVLLRIIMLIEVVCAGFFMSAYIGYIYQYNSLDSQPDVLKSLYSPLQPSSSLEGLRYHDGGRLADQQMALLQYQRENLHFLSEEILRLQESLSKYERSNDGNTPQVDLAHLLAARDQELRTLSAEMNQLQSELRLARSLIAERDSEIQCVRTTNNQYVEENERLRAILGEWSTRAAKLERALEAERMSNLELQKKVLTVVRNQPSHESAEPS; via the exons atggcaACAGAAAGACACGCCTCTACGCACGTCCCATCTGCTGAAGAAAACGCCAT GTTCCTTGACATACTGCACGAGTCTCCCCTATTTGGTCATCGGAAGCCTACAAGCATTGTCGGAAGTGTTTTATACAGTCTTTTATTGGCAA GTTATGCTATCTTGGCGGCGGCGGCCCCATGGATCTTTCACTCTATACAGTCGTTACTTTCACCATTGCTTTGTAGTTGTGGTGTCATTCTTTTGATTGTCACAG GCATCTTTCAGCATTATCTGGTGTACCAAGTCCAGAAAATACGGCTGCAG GGTTACTATGTTTTCAGCCAGAAGTTAAAGCATATTGTTCGCCTACCATTTGCCGCCGCTGCTTATG GAACTGCTGCAATGCTGCTTGTCATGGTGTGGAAGCCCCATATCAGTATCCTTTCAATCTCCGTCCTGCTCAG GATTATAATGCTGATTGAAGTAGTGTGTGCTGGGTTTTTCATGAGTGCATATATAG GTTACATATACCAGTACAACTCATTGGATTCTCAGCCTGATGTTTTGAAGTCATTATATTCTCCCCTTCAGCCATCAAGTTCTTTGGAAGGCTTGAG GTATCATGATGGTGGTCGGCTTGCTGATCAGCAGATGGCTTTGTTGCAATATCAACGAGAAAACCTTCACTTTCTGAGTGAGGAG ATCCTTCGATTGCAAGAATCCTTGAGCAAATATGAACGGTCAAATGATGGGAACACCCCTCAG GTTGATCTTGCTCATCTTTTAGCAGCTCGTGATCAAGAATTACGAACACTTTCAGCTGAG ATGAATCAACTGCAATCTGAGCTGAGGCTTGCTCGATCTCTAATTGCTGAGAGGGACTCTGAGATCCAGTGTGTTCGGACTACCAATAATCAG TACGTAGAGGAGAATGAGAGGCTGAGAGCTATATTAGGGGAATGGAGTACCAGGGCAGCTAAG CTTGAGCGAGCGTTGGAGGCCGAACGGATGTCAAATTTGGAATTACAAAAGAAGGTATTAACAGTA GTGAGAAATCAACCGTCTCATGAATCAGCAGAACCCTCTTGA
- the LOC131320012 gene encoding protein FIP1 isoform X1, with translation MATERHASTHVPSAEENAMFLDILHESPLFGHRKPTSIVGSVLYSLLLASYAILAAAAPWIFHSIQSLLSPLLCSCGVILLIVTGIFQHYLVYQVQKIRLQGYYVFSQKLKHIVRLPFAAAAYGTAAMLLVMVWKPHISILSISVLLRIIMLIEVVCAGFFMSAYIGYIYQYNSLDSQPDVLKSLYSPLQPSSSLEGLRYHDGGRLADQQMALLQYQRENLHFLSEEILRLQESLSKYERSNDGNTPQVDLAHLLAARDQELRTLSAEMNQLQSELRLARSLIAERDSEIQCVRTTNNQYVEENERLRAILGEWSTRAAKLERALEAERMSNLELQKKVLTVARNQPSHESAEPS, from the exons atggcaACAGAAAGACACGCCTCTACGCACGTCCCATCTGCTGAAGAAAACGCCAT GTTCCTTGACATACTGCACGAGTCTCCCCTATTTGGTCATCGGAAGCCTACAAGCATTGTCGGAAGTGTTTTATACAGTCTTTTATTGGCAA GTTATGCTATCTTGGCGGCGGCGGCCCCATGGATCTTTCACTCTATACAGTCGTTACTTTCACCATTGCTTTGTAGTTGTGGTGTCATTCTTTTGATTGTCACAG GCATCTTTCAGCATTATCTGGTGTACCAAGTCCAGAAAATACGGCTGCAG GGTTACTATGTTTTCAGCCAGAAGTTAAAGCATATTGTTCGCCTACCATTTGCCGCCGCTGCTTATG GAACTGCTGCAATGCTGCTTGTCATGGTGTGGAAGCCCCATATCAGTATCCTTTCAATCTCCGTCCTGCTCAG GATTATAATGCTGATTGAAGTAGTGTGTGCTGGGTTTTTCATGAGTGCATATATAG GTTACATATACCAGTACAACTCATTGGATTCTCAGCCTGATGTTTTGAAGTCATTATATTCTCCCCTTCAGCCATCAAGTTCTTTGGAAGGCTTGAG GTATCATGATGGTGGTCGGCTTGCTGATCAGCAGATGGCTTTGTTGCAATATCAACGAGAAAACCTTCACTTTCTGAGTGAGGAG ATCCTTCGATTGCAAGAATCCTTGAGCAAATATGAACGGTCAAATGATGGGAACACCCCTCAG GTTGATCTTGCTCATCTTTTAGCAGCTCGTGATCAAGAATTACGAACACTTTCAGCTGAG ATGAATCAACTGCAATCTGAGCTGAGGCTTGCTCGATCTCTAATTGCTGAGAGGGACTCTGAGATCCAGTGTGTTCGGACTACCAATAATCAG TACGTAGAGGAGAATGAGAGGCTGAGAGCTATATTAGGGGAATGGAGTACCAGGGCAGCTAAG CTTGAGCGAGCGTTGGAGGCCGAACGGATGTCAAATTTGGAATTACAAAAGAAGGTATTAACAGTAGCGAGAAATCAACCGTCTCATGAATCAGCAGAACCCTCTTGA
- the LOC131320011 gene encoding thiol protease aleurain-like isoform X1 has product MARSPLSLSLSLLLLLAVAGASTFDEENPIRTVVSNVLREFETSVVNVVGYSRQALSFARFAHRYGKSYETEEEMKLRFSIFSENLKLIKSHNRKGLSYTMAVNKFADWTWEEFHRHRLGAAQNCSATKKGNHKLTDDLLPEMKDWREIGIVSPVKDQGHCGSCWTFSTTGALEAAYRQAFGKEVSLSEQQLVDCAGAFNNFGCSGGLPSQAFEYIKHNGGLDTEEAYPYTAKDGECKFSSENVGVQVLDSVNITLGAEDELKHAVAFVRPVSVAFEVVNGFRLYKDGVYTSDSCGTTPMDVNHAVLAVGYGVENGVSYWLIKNSWGEDWGDNGYFKMEMGKNMCGRFLLLILPVQINKSCTC; this is encoded by the exons atGGCTCGCTCCccactctccctctccctctctctcctcctcctcctcgccgTCGCCGGCGCTTCTACCTTCGACGAGGAGAACCCTATCAGAACGGTCGTATCTAACGTTCTTCGCGAATTCGAGACCTCTGTCGTCAACGTCGTCGGTTACAGCCGTCAAGCTCTCTCCTTCGCCCGCTTCGCCCACAG GTATGGGAAGAGCTATGAGACTGAGGAGGAAATGAAGCTGCGGTTCTCGATTTTCTCTGAGAACTTGAAGTTAATCAAATCTCATAACAGAAAGGGCCTTTCCTACACTATGGCTGTTAATA AATTTGCTGATTGGACCTGGGAGGAGTTCCACAGACATAGGTTAGGAGCCGCTCAAAACTGTTCTGCCACCAAAAAGGGCAATCACAAGCTCACTGACGATCTCCTTCCTGAAATG aaagattggagagagataggaATAGTCAGCCCAGTAAAAGATCAAGGCCATTGTGGTTCTTGCTGGACTTTCAG CACCACAGGTGCTCTAGAGGCAGCTTACAGGCAGGCATTTGGGAAGGAAGTCTCTCTATCAGAGCAGCAGCTTGTGGACTGTGCAGGAGCCTTTAATAACTTCGGCTGCAGTGGTGGGTTGCCATCCCAAGCCTTTGAGTACATAAAACACAATGGCGGCCTTGACACTGAGGAAGCTTACCCGTATACTGCAAAAGATGGTGAATGCAAATTTTCTTCTGAAAACGTTGGTGTCCAGGTTCTCGACTCTGTCAACATTACCCTG GGTGCTGAAGATGAACTAAAGCATGCAGTGGCGTTCGTTCGTCCAGTGAGTGTGGCATTTGAAGTGGTGAATGGTTTCCGATTGTACAAGGATGGAGTTTACACCAGCGATTCATGTGGCACAACTCCGATG GATGTGAATCATGCTGTTCTTGCAGTTGGATATGGAGTTGAAAATGGTGTCTCGTATTGGCTCATTAAGAACTCATGGGGAGAAGACTGGGGTGACAATGGCTACTTTAAGATGGAGATGGGGAAAAACATGTGTGGTAGGTTTTTACTGCTCATTTTGCCTgtacaaattaacaaaagctGCACATGCTAG
- the LOC131320021 gene encoding LOW QUALITY PROTEIN: uncharacterized protein LOC131320021 (The sequence of the model RefSeq protein was modified relative to this genomic sequence to represent the inferred CDS: inserted 1 base in 1 codon): MESGPSGEEGDEPYNINLMPSELFLKLRREIQGFRVGLNLEFYNAPSNEYQAKLVLKPLSCDRNWKFMYEPLXHEVRVLSKKIPVTKFLNLQVGVGHNYQLHAIGWKWKLTTCFGGDGVSRIRNKTSLGLCPGVDFRFCWRADYVLPEITGAVGTGEPLFNMNSGRLQASLDRIETILTQTTP, encoded by the exons ATGGAATCGGGTCCAAGCGGCGAAGAGGGGGACGAACCTTACAACATCAATTTGATGCCGTCAGAGTTGTTTCTCAAGCTCCGGAGAGAGATTCAAGGGTTTCGTGTTGGTCTCAATTTAGAG TTCTATAATGCTCCAAGTAATGAGTACCAGGCAAAGCTGGTATTGAAGCCTCTATCCTGTGATCGTAATTGGAAGTTCATGTATGAGCCTT TTCACGAGGTGCGAGTTCTTTCCAAGAAAATCCCAGTCACAAAGTTTCTAAATCTGCAG GTTGGGGTGGGCCATAATTATCAGTTGCACGCAATTGGATGGAAGTGGAAGCTTACTACTTGTTTCGGGGGAGACGGTGTATCTAGAATCCGGAATAAAACATCTCTTGGCTTATGTCCTGGTGTGGATTTCAGGTTTTGTTGGAGAGCAGATTATGTTCTTCCTGAAATTACAGG GGCTGTGGGTACAGGGGAGCCGTTGTTCAATATGAACTCAGGGCGCTTGCAAGCATCACTTGACCGCATTGAGACAATTTTGACCCAAACAACACCATGA
- the LOC131320010 gene encoding uncharacterized protein LOC131320010: MIHKIVIETELSPLLQLVTALKNTTVMEAAGVIRTYDDFVKVHGILLAASGVPPSLHRQLFEKLSTDTFDGGEFFEVEAVEDGRQRRLVLTSDSMDKESRVFLVDHAWTFRLDDARKQLEEVPGLAERMASLMCVDIDLTPDDEEQDNSAGVSDENGCKKNVLEIVESEICTAKQRGDDTVRWLELEELDMDDAMLLSLDLPSKFPNLLALSLCGNKLENVETVMHEIIKFKHLKALWLNDNPVIQNSDDHRADAIFEGCSSLEIYNSRFTCNFGEWALGFCGGIYGKDNSGCSHKTDHPLGSMTFLDLSNRFIHNLINKAFSPAKMPSLSHLNLRGNPLDQNSVGELLQLLKGFTCLNALEVEVPGPLGESAVEILESLPNLSLLNGISRSKILESGKHVIDSMLQPRLPEWSSEEPLADRVINAMWLYLMNYRLADEEKIDETSVWYVMDELGSALRDSDEPNFRVSPFLYMPDGKLASAISFSILWPTQKVQKGNECTRDFLYGIGEEKQRSARLSAWYHTPQNYFVKQYENHKHKLQSTSFVSPPMKPSTTNSLLRKDGSALRVYTDIPPVEELLTRPEFVITSDPKDADIIWTSTQVDEDMKAAAGLTDQQYINQFPFEACLVMKHHLAETVQKAHGSPTWLQPTYNLETHLTHLIGEYYVRKRDGLDNLWILKPWNMARTIDTTITGNLSAIIRLMETGPKICQKYIERPALLKGKKFDIRYIVLVRSMDPLEIFLADVFWVRLANNQYSLDKHSFSEYETHFTVMNYRGKLNHMNTPEFVRVFEQEHQVKWLDIHMRVKRMIQSVFESAGVVHPEMQSPKSRAIYGVDVMLDCHFQPKLLEVTYCPDCTRACKYDMEPIFGGGEIVKGHDFYNYVFGCLFLDETNHTSPL, translated from the exons ATGATCCACAAAATAGTCATAGAGACAGAACTAAG TCCGCTGCTGCAACTGGTTACTGCTCTCAAAAACACCACCGTAATGGAGGCGGCCGGAGTAATCCGAACCTACGACGACTTCGTGAAAGTCCACGGGATCCTACTGGCGGCGTCGGGAGTACCTCCGTCGCTGCACCGCCAACTGTTCGAGAAGCTTTCCACGGACACGTTCGACGGCGGCGAATTCTTCGAGGTCGAGGCCGTCGAGGACGGCCGACAGAGGCGTCTCGTCCTCACGTCGGACTCCATGGATAAGGAGTCGCGTGTTTTCCTCGTCGACCACGCCTGGACTTTTAGACTCGACGACGCTCGCAAACAG TTGGAGGAAGTTCCCGGTTTGGCTGAAAGGATGGCATCGTTGATGTGTGTTGATATTGATTTGACTCCGGATGATGAGGAGCAAGACAATTCTGCTGGAGTCTCAGATGAGAATGGTTGCAAAAAAAATGTCTTGGAAATTGTGGAGAGTGAAATTTGTACTGCGAAACAGAGAGGCGATGACACTGTGAGGTGGTTGGAGCTTGAGGAGCTTGACATGGACGATGCCATGCTGTTGTCACTTGACTTGCCTAGTAAATTTCCT AATTTACTTGCACTTAGCTTGTGTGGGAACAAGCTCGAGAATGTGGAAACTGTTATGCATGAAATTATAAAGTTCAAGCACCTCAAGGCACTTTGGCTGAATGATAATCCGGTCATACAGAACTC CGATGATCACAGGGCAGATGCTATTTTTGAAGGTTGCTCCAGTTTGGAGATATACAACTCACGCTTCACCTGCAATTTTGGTGAGTGGGCACTAGGATTTTGTGGAGGAATATATGGAAAGGACAATTCTGGCTGTTCCCATAAGACTGACCATCCACTGGGGAGCATGACCTTTCTTGACCTTTCAAATAGATTCATCCACAACTTAATCAATAAG GCATTTTCGCCTGCTAAAATGCCATCTCTATCGCATTTGAATCTTCGAGGGAACCCTTTAGACCAGAACTCAGTTGGCGAGTTGTTGCAGCTCCTAAAGGGGTTTACTTGCTTAAATGCATTGGAG GTAGAAGTTCCTGGGCCACTTGGAGAAAGTGCTGTTGAAATTCTTGAATCCCTTCCCAATCTTTCTCTGCTGAATGGCATCAGTAGATCAAAGATATTAGAATCTGGCAAGCATGTGATTGACTCAATGCTCCAACCACGTCTTCCTGAATGGTCTTCAGAGGAACCTCTTGCTGATCGTGTTATCAATGCAATGTGGTTGTATTTGATGAATTATAGACTAGCAGATGAAGAAAAGATCGATGAGACATCTGTATG GTATGTGATGGATGAACTAGGTTCAGCTTTGCGGGATAGTGATGAGCCAAATTTCAGAGTGTCACCTTTTCTCTACATGCCAGATGGTAAACTGGCATCGGCTATAAG CTTTTCTATCTTGTGGCCGACCCAGAAAGTTCAAAAAGGTAATGAGTGCACTCGTGATTTTCTATATGGTATTGGGGAGGAAAAGCAACGTTCTGCCAGACTCTCTGCTTGGTACCATACACCGCAAAACTATTTTGTTAAA CAATATGAAAATCACAAGCACAAATTGCAATCAACAAGTTTTGTCTCCCCGCCCATGAAGCCATCTACAACCAATAGTTTGCTGCGTAAGGATGGAAGTGCTTTACGGGTTTACACAGATATACCTCCAGTGGAAGAACTTTTGACACGCCCTGAATTTGTGATCA CGTCTGACCCAAAAGATGCAGATATTATATGGACAAGTACGCAGGTGGATGAAGATATGAAGGCAGCTGCTGGACTGACAGATCAACAATACataaatcaatttcctttcgAGGCTTGTCTTGTGATGAAACATCATTTGGCAGAAACTGTTCAGAAG GCACATGGAAGTCCGACATGGTTGCAGCCTACTTACAATCTTGAAACACATCTTACTCATCTCATTGGCGAATATTATGTACGCAAAAGGGATGGTCTGGACAATCTTTGGATCTTAAAACCGTGGAACATGGCACGAACTATTGACACAACTATAACTGGTAATTTATCAGCTATTATTCGTCTCATGGAGACTGGTCCAAAAATTTGTCAGAAGTATATAGAACGCCCAGCTTTGCTCAAAGGGAAGAAATTTGATATCCGTTACATCGTTCTGGTTCGCAGCATGGACCCCTTGGAAATATTCCTTGCAGATGTTTTCTGG GTTAGGTTGGCAAACAACCAGTATTCTTTAGACAAGCACAGTTTTTCCGAGTATGAGACTCATTTCACTGTTATG AACTACAGGGGGAAGTTGAATCACATGAACACACCAGAATTTGTTAGGGTGTTCGAGCAGGAACATCAAG TGAAATGGTTGGATATCCATATGAGAGTCAAAAGGATGATCCAGTCAGTTTTTGAGTCAGCTGGAGTAGTGCACCCAGAAATGCAGTCTCCAAAATCTAGGGCCATCTATGGCGTGGATGTAATGCTTGATTGCCATTTCCAGCCAAAGCTACTGGAG GTGACCTACTGTCCCGACTGTACTCGAGCATGCAAATATGATATGGAACCTATATTCGGGGGAGGAGAAATCGTGAAAGGTCACGACTTCTACAACTATGTGTTTGGTTGCCTCTTTCTAGATGAAACAAATCATACATCCCCATTGTAA